One region of Microscilla marina ATCC 23134 genomic DNA includes:
- a CDS encoding SH3 beta-barrel fold-containing protein, translating to MTLTTIEINPTNSLTKEELTQDLRKGIAQVAYIKLDGTLNVRKATLNFSLIPAKDHPNGAEYNPPKDQGWVNYYDLDKGEWRKLHIDRLKELNVLFELNPVNEEFEYHTLRFKKLSYEVVKQQATAYFNQHKILTTLHLKKALREAGYWATQEKVSELMQELATLEADWNFSLQEGEIFRLYYQEEELEF from the coding sequence ATGACCTTAACAACCATTGAAATCAACCCTACCAACTCCCTTACTAAGGAGGAGTTAACACAAGATTTAAGAAAAGGCATCGCACAGGTCGCCTACATCAAGTTAGATGGCACCTTAAACGTGCGGAAAGCAACTTTAAACTTTAGCCTGATCCCGGCCAAGGATCACCCAAACGGGGCAGAGTATAACCCACCCAAAGACCAAGGTTGGGTTAATTATTACGACCTCGACAAAGGAGAGTGGCGTAAACTGCACATCGACCGATTAAAAGAATTGAATGTTTTATTTGAGCTGAACCCGGTAAACGAAGAGTTTGAATACCACACCCTGCGCTTCAAAAAACTAAGCTATGAGGTAGTGAAACAACAGGCCACGGCTTACTTTAACCAACATAAAATACTGACTACCCTGCACCTAAAGAAAGCCCTGCGTGAAGCAGGTTATTGGGCAACTCAGGAAAAGGTAAGCGAGCTGATGCAGGAACTGGCAACCCTTGAGGCTGACTGGAACTTTAGCCTGCAAGAGGGCGAAATATTCAGGCTATATTATCAGGAGGAGGAACTGGAGTTTTAG